GATTCCAGACTAAAAATCCTAATGATGTCAGTGACACATTCAGTGTTACTCAAGTGTCAACGTGAGATTGAGGTTCTAAACTAAATATCTGTGCCAAATGTTAACAGCTACACTGATTTGCCATGAAATCTGGTGAGCATCTTCAGGCTCTTATTATAGATGCCATGTCTTATGATTTTCTAGTTCTTATGTGAAATTTGAGAGAttggtttgtttcatttgactGTATAATCACATAAATCAGCGTGTATTTTGCAATTTTGCAGAATGAACTCAATGCAGATccaattaaaaaatatgttcttCTAAGAACTTGGTTTAACCtacaaaataagatgcaaattAAGATATTATTTAAGATATAAATATGACACATTCAATACACTGTTAAAATATCACAGTATCTAGTTAATTATTTTGGCAGAAAATTTTGATGCATtgtgcagaaatatgtttgaaatCATGAGTAAATGTGGCTGTTCCAAGTAGAAGGGCTAAATGTGTGCATAACCTTCAAGAACAGAACTGCTGTTATATACAACTTAAAACCAAATAAGCATAGAAAGAGAAACACATTATACACTCACACTACAGCCATCCAAGAGGTTGGGATCTGAGGGTAGACATGCAggtactctgcatcaccctgaTGCTCAGAGAAGTAGATTCCTGCCACCCCTGACACCTTATTACCCCGAAACAGAAGCAGTGTGTTCTGCTTAGGGTGACGTTCAGCCCAGCTCCAGGCCTGTCCTGCTATCAgcactcctcctcctgctttcaTAAACGCCACCAGTTCCTTCGTGTCTGCACCAACACTGTAGGCGTCCGTCACATAAACACCAACTCCAAGACTGTCCTGAAAGCCCCCCACTACTTCTGCTTGGAAGCTGGATTTTCGGAGGTTATCAGCAACGCTCTTGACGTTCCTGTGCACTGCTACAGAGACGTTGTCAGATCCATCTTCTCTCAGCCAGGTCAGAGCGTTCTCTACCAGAGCTGGAAAAGTGGACAGGTAGCCCTCGTGACCCAGGACCACGATCCTTCCACTGCCATACAGAGAGGCTGCCATCAGGACCTGGCCTCGGCTGTTCATTGCTAAAGGAAAAGCATGATATCCAATCAGCACCAGGTCACTGGGAATATAAGGGCCTCGAAGGTCCAGGTCTTTCAAGCCTGTCATCAGGGAGATGTAGGCTTCTTCATGGTGGTCTATTATGCGCTGTTTGGACATGATGAGAAGAATTAATGTTCTAAAGTTTGTCTTAGGAGGGTGGACAGCAAAAGAAAGCTGTATTAGGTCTGAATGTAAGTCACGTTGGCACAAGGTTTAACAGCTGTTCTTAGATGGATGTCCGTGGTATCAATCTGGCTGCCCTGTGGGAACAGAGAGAGATGGacatttgaacaaaaaatgaaaaaaactagtGATGACTCACTGTTTGTGTGACACATATACCACAAAGTTAGAACACAATATCAATATGCAACttcagaaataaatgtaa
The sequence above is drawn from the Amphiprion ocellaris isolate individual 3 ecotype Okinawa unplaced genomic scaffold, ASM2253959v1 Aocel_unscaffolded36, whole genome shotgun sequence genome and encodes:
- the LOC129348525 gene encoding TRPM8 channel-associated factor homolog, which encodes MSKQRIIDHHEEAYISLMTGLKDLDLRGPYIPSDLVLIGYHAFPLAMNSRGQVLMAASLYGSGRIVVLGHEGYLSTFPALVENALTWLREDGSDNVSVAVHRNVKSVADNLRKSSFQAEVVGGFQDSLGVGVYVTDAYSVGADTKELVAFMKAGGGVLIAGQAWSWAERHPKQNTLLLFRGNKVSGVAGIYFSEHQGDAEYLHVYPQIPTSWMAVVIGKDFEDDLEFLLEGISEFDLQNGVVASELLIHGPLAFPIGTTEDGRAFLAGAYYGQGRVVVITHEGLLKRETLAPFWNNAIRWLDEGRNGVVGVVPDLHEAFNLVHKA